In bacterium YEK0313, one genomic interval encodes:
- the livK_1 gene encoding Leucine-specific-binding protein precursor, which translates to MASLSRRHMLTILGASVAAPAIVRAQETGPLKIGGMLPLSGPASIEGHQIIRGLQFAVEEANAKGGVFGRKLELVMEDDESNSTKGVTAVRKLIEREKVPFIIGTYASAVAVAGSKIAREYKVPMLSGGSTAASATDENPPGDPWFFRSWPDSNGQGESTAQDIIRVLKKTKIAIIHDNTNYGLTLAEQVTRVAAAEGGTIVSKDSYNAGEQDFSSMLTKLRTQRPEAVYIGGWAGDGANIVRQAAEVGLRTQFIGSGSMLSDDFIRLAGPASEGFAVATMFESSTPNPVGRAFGDRFREKYKAEANTFNALGFDSTSIAIEAMRRVGKADGAEIQKMMKSGMKDFPLVQGPAGTTAAFNDKGSVDFRCFLAIVRNGRRSLSPVG; encoded by the coding sequence ATGGCGTCACTGTCTCGCCGTCATATGCTGACCATTCTGGGCGCGAGCGTTGCCGCGCCGGCTATCGTCCGGGCGCAGGAGACCGGGCCGCTCAAGATCGGCGGCATGCTGCCGCTGTCGGGCCCGGCCAGCATCGAGGGGCACCAGATCATCCGCGGCCTGCAGTTCGCGGTCGAGGAGGCCAATGCCAAGGGCGGCGTCTTCGGGCGCAAGCTCGAGCTCGTCATGGAGGACGACGAGAGCAACTCGACCAAGGGCGTCACCGCCGTGCGCAAGCTGATCGAGCGCGAGAAGGTGCCCTTCATCATTGGCACCTATGCCAGCGCCGTGGCGGTGGCCGGGTCCAAGATCGCGCGCGAGTACAAGGTTCCGATGCTCTCGGGCGGCTCGACCGCCGCGAGCGCGACGGACGAGAACCCGCCCGGCGATCCCTGGTTCTTCCGGTCCTGGCCCGACAGCAACGGCCAGGGCGAGAGCACGGCCCAGGACATCATCCGCGTCCTGAAGAAGACCAAGATCGCGATCATCCACGACAATACCAATTACGGCCTGACGCTGGCCGAGCAGGTGACCCGCGTCGCCGCGGCCGAGGGCGGCACGATCGTGTCGAAGGACAGCTACAATGCCGGCGAGCAGGACTTCTCCTCCATGCTCACCAAGCTGCGCACGCAGCGGCCCGAGGCGGTCTATATCGGCGGCTGGGCCGGCGACGGCGCCAATATCGTGCGCCAGGCGGCGGAAGTCGGCCTGCGCACCCAGTTCATCGGCTCGGGCTCCATGCTGTCGGACGACTTCATCCGGCTCGCCGGCCCCGCATCCGAAGGCTTCGCGGTCGCGACCATGTTCGAGAGCTCGACGCCCAATCCGGTCGGCCGCGCCTTCGGCGACCGCTTTCGCGAGAAGTACAAGGCCGAGGCCAACACCTTCAACGCGCTCGGCTTCGATTCCACCTCGATCGCCATCGAGGCGATGCGCCGGGTCGGCAAGGCCGACGGTGCGGAAATCCAGAAGATGATGAAGTCGGGCATGAAGGACTTCCCGCTCGTCCAGGGCCCGGCCGGCACGACCGCCGCCTTCAACGACAAGGGCAGTGTCGACTTCCGCTGCTTCCTGGCCATCGTGCGCAACGGCCGACGCTCGCTTTCGCCGGTCGGCTGA
- a CDS encoding Cytochrome P450 107B1, giving the protein MTAEVLDGAAGRPAPVIEVDPFADETLNEPFAMHRAVREAGPVAYLSRYDVHVMGRHRDIMPVLRDWETFSSTGGSGLADIRKPGAWRPGSPIVEVDPPDHTRVRSALQRILSPAQIRAWRESFEADADRLVAELVERGSFCGVDDLAETYVANTFPDALGLQRSPERRPNLFLLGELNFDGQGPRNPRYEATQARANLIMDWQDEMMKRESMLPGGFGEKVFKAADAGEIAPEIAPLLIRSFLRGGLDTTTSSISAALWYLARDPRQWALLREDPARARVALEEAMRLETPIQNVCRQTTRDVVIDGTKVGNDSKILIILASANRDPDYWDRPDDYDLTRSTLGHLALGTGVHMCIGQMIARLEGEAVLKAMAARVGTLTLTGEPTRRLNNNLRSLATLPLAVTPA; this is encoded by the coding sequence ATGACGGCTGAGGTCTTGGACGGGGCGGCCGGCCGGCCGGCGCCGGTCATCGAGGTCGATCCTTTCGCGGACGAGACACTGAACGAACCCTTCGCGATGCATCGTGCCGTGCGTGAGGCCGGGCCGGTGGCTTATCTCAGCCGCTACGACGTCCACGTCATGGGCCGCCATCGCGACATCATGCCGGTCCTGCGCGACTGGGAGACCTTCTCCTCCACCGGCGGCTCCGGCCTTGCGGACATCCGCAAGCCCGGCGCCTGGCGGCCTGGCAGCCCGATTGTCGAGGTCGACCCGCCCGATCACACGCGCGTGCGCTCCGCCCTGCAGCGCATCCTGTCGCCGGCCCAGATCCGCGCCTGGCGCGAGAGCTTCGAGGCCGACGCCGACAGACTGGTGGCCGAATTGGTCGAACGCGGCTCCTTCTGCGGGGTCGACGATCTCGCCGAGACCTATGTCGCCAACACCTTCCCCGATGCGCTGGGCCTGCAGCGGTCGCCGGAGCGGCGGCCCAACCTGTTTCTCCTGGGCGAGCTGAACTTCGACGGGCAGGGGCCGCGCAATCCGCGCTACGAGGCGACCCAGGCGCGTGCCAACCTGATCATGGATTGGCAGGATGAGATGATGAAGCGCGAGAGCATGCTGCCCGGCGGCTTCGGCGAAAAGGTCTTCAAGGCCGCCGATGCCGGCGAGATCGCGCCGGAAATCGCGCCGCTGCTCATCCGGTCGTTCCTGCGCGGCGGGCTCGACACGACGACCAGCAGCATTTCGGCGGCGCTCTGGTATCTCGCCCGCGATCCCCGGCAATGGGCGCTGCTGCGCGAGGATCCGGCGCGGGCGCGTGTCGCGCTCGAAGAGGCGATGCGGCTCGAAACGCCGATCCAGAACGTCTGCCGGCAGACGACCCGCGACGTCGTGATCGACGGCACCAAGGTCGGGAACGACAGCAAGATCCTGATCATCCTGGCTTCGGCGAACCGCGACCCCGATTATTGGGACCGGCCCGACGATTATGATCTCACCCGCTCGACGCTCGGCCATCTCGCGCTCGGCACCGGCGTTCACATGTGCATCGGCCAGATGATCGCCCGCCTCGAAGGCGAGGCGGTGCTGAAGGCCATGGCAGCGCGGGTCGGCACCCTGACGCTTACCGGCGAGCCGACGCGGCGGCTGAACAACAATCTGCGCAGCCTGGCCACGCTGCCGCTCGCAGTGACGCCGGCCTGA
- the iclR_3 gene encoding Acetate operon repressor, with protein MSKNGRLPPVDERLFLQSVARALDVLEAYAKSPRPKSLGEIAASAGVNKSAAQRIGQTLLSRGYLERSDDGGLTLGRLFLDRSFDYLRSNPLIERATPILMELRKLAGERIDLSLFDSRFDDLSVVYAIRLQSKRETFYATLAGRRIPTFLSSGGRACLALLPDEQVQDILDRSNRRPMTPKSLTEIPDIWTKIREIRLEGYSYAVEEALIGEIVLAAAVRNHAGYPIGAVHIAGSLSEWTVDDFRKRFAPLAIEAARALSS; from the coding sequence ATGAGCAAGAACGGGCGCCTTCCGCCGGTCGACGAACGGTTGTTTCTCCAGTCCGTCGCGCGCGCGCTCGACGTCCTGGAAGCCTATGCCAAGAGCCCGCGTCCGAAATCGCTCGGCGAGATCGCCGCGAGCGCCGGCGTCAACAAGAGCGCGGCCCAGCGCATCGGCCAGACCCTGCTCAGCCGCGGCTATCTGGAGCGCTCCGACGACGGCGGGCTGACCCTCGGCCGCCTATTTCTCGACCGCTCCTTCGACTATCTCAGGTCCAATCCGCTGATCGAGCGGGCGACCCCGATCCTGATGGAGCTGCGCAAGCTCGCCGGCGAGCGCATCGACCTCAGCCTGTTCGACAGCAGGTTCGATGACCTGTCGGTGGTCTATGCCATCCGCCTGCAGAGCAAGCGCGAAACCTTCTACGCGACGCTGGCAGGTCGGCGCATTCCGACCTTCCTGTCGTCGGGCGGGCGCGCCTGTCTCGCCCTGCTGCCGGACGAGCAGGTTCAGGACATTCTCGACCGGTCCAACCGCCGGCCGATGACCCCGAAGAGCCTGACCGAAATTCCCGACATCTGGACCAAGATCCGCGAAATCCGCCTGGAAGGCTATTCCTACGCGGTGGAGGAGGCCCTGATCGGCGAGATCGTGCTGGCGGCGGCCGTCCGCAACCATGCGGGCTATCCGATCGGAGCGGTGCACATTGCCGGCTCGCTGAGCGAATGGACGGTCGACGATTTCCGCAAGCGTTTTGCGCCGCTCGCCATCGAGGCCGCCCGCGCGCTCAGTTCCTGA
- the lptB_19 gene encoding Lipopolysaccharide export system ATP-binding protein LptB — protein sequence MAETAQAKPAPILEARGITKRFGGVVAVSNVDMTVGKGEIVGLIGPNGSGKSTMVNLVTGELRPDAGSFAFNGAAITAEPSYRRARLGMARSFQLLRLFHSLSVEDNLLLAHHIRMKTSLFDTVLKRRAAVEEEEAVRARARSMLAWFDLEPFASRPVSALSIGQQRMVELARGMMSEPSLFVLDEPAAGLSPPNVDRLIALIRRMRDEFGMSILLVEHVMRVVRDLCDSVVVLDSGVKIAEGLPETVVNDPVVVEAYIGSGWKRRAQA from the coding sequence GTGGCCGAGACAGCCCAAGCAAAGCCCGCCCCGATCCTCGAGGCGCGCGGCATCACCAAGCGCTTCGGCGGCGTCGTCGCCGTCAGCAATGTAGACATGACCGTCGGCAAGGGCGAGATCGTCGGCCTGATCGGGCCCAACGGGTCCGGCAAGTCGACCATGGTCAACCTGGTCACCGGTGAGCTCAGGCCCGATGCCGGCAGCTTCGCCTTCAATGGCGCGGCGATCACCGCCGAGCCGTCCTACAGGCGCGCCCGCCTCGGCATGGCCCGCTCGTTCCAGCTGCTGCGCCTGTTCCATTCGCTGAGCGTCGAGGACAACCTCCTGCTCGCCCACCACATCCGGATGAAGACGAGCCTCTTCGACACCGTGCTGAAGCGGCGCGCCGCCGTCGAGGAGGAGGAGGCGGTGCGCGCCCGCGCCCGCAGCATGCTGGCCTGGTTCGACCTCGAGCCCTTCGCCTCGCGGCCGGTCTCAGCGCTCTCGATCGGCCAGCAGCGCATGGTCGAGCTCGCCCGCGGCATGATGAGCGAGCCGAGCCTGTTCGTCCTCGACGAGCCGGCGGCCGGCCTGTCGCCGCCCAATGTCGACCGGCTGATCGCCCTGATCCGCCGCATGCGCGACGAGTTCGGCATGAGCATCCTTCTGGTCGAGCACGTGATGCGGGTCGTCCGCGACCTCTGCGACAGCGTGGTGGTGCTCGATTCCGGCGTGAAGATCGCCGAGGGCCTGCCCGAGACCGTGGTCAACGACCCGGTCGTCGTCGAAGCCTATATCGGATCGGGATGGAAGCGCCGTGCTCAGGCTTGA
- the livH_25 gene encoding High-affinity branched-chain amino acid transport system permease protein LivH yields the protein MRNLALALAAIVLLALAPFGLGGYEVNVLMIILFYVILAVGLDLVSGYCGQFSFAQGAFYGIGAYTTAIMSRDLGTSFWVNLPAGIAVAGLFGLILGVPALRLKGHFLAIVTIAFQTIVYLTISQWTSFTGGQTGLAVPPVGPVSLFGVTLFEIGSLRSYYWLTLGVAVVALAIAWRFLKSRLGREWIAIRDDETLAAAVGLDTTRGKLTAFVASAALAGAAGVVTAHALRGVTPDDFTIWISATVVAMMVVGGKGTFIGPILGAILLTAMPEFLGRFAEYKMFIFGVLLVVTVTLLPEGIVGRIRRLREG from the coding sequence ATGAGGAACCTTGCTCTCGCTCTCGCCGCGATCGTGCTGCTCGCGCTCGCGCCGTTCGGGCTCGGCGGTTATGAGGTCAACGTCCTCATGATCATCCTGTTCTACGTGATCCTGGCCGTCGGCCTCGATCTCGTCTCCGGCTATTGCGGCCAGTTCTCCTTTGCCCAGGGCGCCTTCTACGGCATCGGCGCCTATACCACCGCCATCATGTCGCGCGATCTCGGCACCAGCTTCTGGGTCAATCTGCCGGCGGGCATCGCGGTGGCCGGCCTGTTCGGCCTGATCCTCGGCGTGCCGGCGCTGCGCCTCAAGGGGCACTTCCTCGCCATCGTGACGATCGCCTTCCAGACCATCGTCTATCTCACCATCTCGCAATGGACCTCGTTCACCGGCGGCCAGACCGGCCTGGCCGTGCCGCCGGTCGGCCCGGTCAGCCTGTTCGGCGTCACGCTGTTCGAGATCGGCAGCCTGCGCTCCTATTACTGGCTGACGCTTGGCGTCGCCGTGGTGGCGCTCGCCATCGCCTGGCGTTTCCTGAAATCCCGCCTCGGGCGCGAATGGATCGCCATCCGCGACGACGAGACGCTGGCGGCCGCCGTCGGCCTCGACACGACCAGGGGCAAGCTCACCGCCTTCGTCGCCTCCGCCGCGCTGGCGGGCGCTGCCGGCGTCGTCACCGCCCATGCCCTGCGCGGCGTGACGCCCGACGACTTCACCATCTGGATCTCCGCCACCGTGGTGGCGATGATGGTGGTGGGCGGCAAGGGCACCTTCATCGGCCCCATCCTCGGCGCGATCCTGCTCACCGCCATGCCGGAATTCCTTGGCCGGTTCGCCGAGTACAAGATGTTCATTTTCGGCGTGCTGCTGGTGGTGACCGTCACCCTGCTGCCGGAAGGCATTGTCGGCCGCATCCGCCGGTTGAGGGAGGGCTGA
- the livF_22 gene encoding High-affinity branched-chain amino acid transport ATP-binding protein LivF, whose protein sequence is MLRLENIVAGYGRTRILHGVSLHVPKGGLVALLGGNGTGKSTTLKSIAGLVKVQEGRILLDGRDIDPVPAEERSALGLSLVPQGKEVFAGMSVEENLLMGAYHRRRQRREIAEDLEAVYVRFKRLRERRKVNAGMLSGGERQMLSIGRSLMARPTMLLLDEPSAALAPKVVEEIAEAILGLRELGLTLLLVEQNVGMALDIADHIYVIRGGRIAYERAVGEGVAMAELQEFYLGGKDHE, encoded by the coding sequence GTGCTCAGGCTTGAGAACATCGTCGCGGGTTACGGCCGTACCCGCATTCTGCATGGCGTCAGCCTGCATGTGCCCAAGGGCGGTCTCGTCGCGCTGCTCGGCGGCAACGGCACCGGCAAGTCGACGACGCTGAAATCCATTGCGGGCCTGGTCAAGGTCCAGGAGGGCCGCATCCTGCTCGACGGCCGCGACATCGATCCGGTGCCGGCCGAGGAACGCTCGGCCCTCGGCCTGTCGCTGGTGCCGCAGGGCAAGGAGGTCTTCGCCGGCATGAGCGTCGAGGAGAACCTCCTGATGGGGGCCTATCACCGGCGCCGGCAGCGGCGGGAGATCGCCGAGGATCTCGAGGCGGTCTATGTCCGCTTCAAGCGGCTGCGCGAGCGGCGCAAGGTCAATGCCGGCATGCTCTCCGGCGGCGAGCGGCAGATGCTGTCGATCGGCCGCTCGCTGATGGCGCGCCCGACGATGCTGCTGCTCGATGAGCCGTCGGCGGCCCTGGCGCCGAAAGTGGTCGAGGAGATCGCCGAGGCGATCCTCGGCCTTCGGGAGCTCGGCCTGACGCTGCTGCTGGTCGAGCAGAATGTCGGCATGGCGCTCGACATCGCCGACCACATCTACGTCATCCGCGGCGGCCGCATCGCCTACGAGCGGGCGGTGGGCGAGGGCGTCGCCATGGCCGAGCTGCAGGAATTCTACCTCGGAGGCAAGGACCATGAGTGA
- the thcD gene encoding Rhodocoxin reductase — MDRGIVIVGGGQAGLQCALSLREEGYDGRLTLVGAEASVPYQRPPLSKAFLIGAVDATGLELRPRAFLEERGIAFLQGAEAAAIDREAQILELADGRRLAYDHLVLATGARNRRLAVPGSDHVAYLRSIEDARALQARLADARAIVVIGAGFIGLEFAAVAAKLGRGVHVVEAAARPMARAVSQACSDYVLGRHEGWGTAFSFGAGVAAIEHDGGRVTGVRLTDGRCIEADLVVAGIGVLPNAELAAAAGLAVDNGILVDEHLVTGDPAISAIGDCAVHPNDFCGGLIRLESVQNAIDQGRAVAARLVGRPARYQAVPWFWSDQGDVKLQMAGLTAGHDHVVVQGAVAEGRFSAFCFKDGRFLGVESINRPADNMLARRVLAASRSLSLADFEACGFDLKTLAGASPREGRGRA, encoded by the coding sequence ATGGATCGGGGCATCGTGATCGTCGGCGGCGGCCAGGCCGGCCTGCAATGTGCGCTGTCGCTGCGCGAGGAGGGCTATGACGGCCGCCTGACCCTGGTCGGCGCCGAGGCGAGCGTGCCCTATCAGCGCCCGCCGCTGTCCAAGGCCTTCCTGATCGGCGCGGTCGACGCCACCGGTCTGGAGCTGAGGCCGCGCGCCTTCCTGGAGGAGCGCGGCATCGCTTTCCTGCAGGGAGCGGAGGCGGCGGCCATCGACCGCGAGGCGCAGATCCTCGAGCTCGCCGACGGCCGTCGCCTGGCCTATGACCACCTCGTCCTGGCCACCGGCGCCCGCAACCGCCGCCTGGCGGTGCCGGGCTCGGACCATGTCGCCTATCTGCGTTCGATCGAGGATGCGCGCGCCCTGCAGGCAAGGCTTGCCGATGCGCGGGCGATCGTGGTGATCGGCGCCGGTTTCATCGGGCTCGAATTCGCGGCCGTCGCCGCCAAGCTCGGCCGGGGCGTCCACGTCGTCGAGGCCGCCGCGCGGCCCATGGCGCGCGCCGTCAGCCAGGCCTGCTCCGACTATGTCCTCGGCCGCCACGAGGGGTGGGGCACCGCCTTTTCGTTCGGCGCGGGCGTCGCCGCGATCGAGCACGACGGCGGACGCGTCACCGGCGTACGGCTCACCGACGGCCGGTGCATCGAGGCCGATCTCGTGGTCGCCGGCATCGGGGTGCTGCCCAATGCCGAACTCGCGGCGGCGGCCGGTCTTGCCGTCGACAACGGCATTCTCGTCGACGAGCACCTCGTGACCGGCGATCCCGCCATCTCGGCGATCGGCGACTGCGCCGTCCATCCGAACGATTTCTGCGGCGGGCTGATCCGGCTGGAATCGGTGCAGAACGCCATCGACCAGGGCCGCGCGGTGGCGGCCAGGCTCGTCGGCCGGCCGGCGCGTTACCAGGCCGTGCCCTGGTTCTGGTCCGACCAGGGCGACGTCAAACTGCAGATGGCGGGGCTCACCGCCGGGCACGACCATGTGGTGGTGCAGGGCGCCGTGGCGGAAGGCCGCTTTTCGGCCTTCTGTTTCAAGGACGGCCGCTTCCTGGGCGTCGAATCGATCAACCGGCCTGCCGACAACATGCTGGCGCGGCGCGTGCTGGCGGCCTCCCGCTCGCTCAGCCTCGCCGATTTCGAGGCCTGCGGCTTCGACCTGAAGACGCTGGCCGGCGCGAGCCCGCGCGAAGGCCGCGGCCGCGCCTGA
- the acyII gene encoding Penicillin acylase 2 precursor codes for MSELSSRPVDETIAIEGLSEQAEIIVDRWGIPHIRAGNQADLFFAQGFNAARDRLWQIDLWRKRGLGLLARDFGPGYLAQDEASRAFLFRGDMAREWPSYAPDAQAIVRSFVAGINAYVVLTEREPERLPVEFGLAGTRPDRWQPEDVVRIRSHALTRNALSEVLRASIVSAYGHETDLLRKNLEPAVVPGNAGEVDLAAIPVEILDLFKLATANVTFSPERLACRLEEAGKWTKVNALAEVIADSTWTGSNNWAIGPELTTTGRPVMAGDPHRTHAVPSLRYLVHLSAPGLDVIGAGEPAVPGISMGHNGTIAFTQTIFGSDQEDVYVYETEPGNPDRYRYKGDWVTMTSIEERFAVKGTPDQVRRLRFTRHGPVVFADPDKRIAFAIRSVWFEPGAAAYLGGLSSMRAKTLPEFRDAIRRFATPSLNHVYADVKGAIAWLPFGMTPVRRNWDGLTPVPGDGRFEWDGFIDLDDMPCLVNPPSGFVASANEANVPATWDHEKVRIGYEWLENSRAVRIAEALGHRPAGEKHSVATSMALQTDVTSVPARRLRVLVEAIAPGADAELAAARAMLLGWDEKLDAGSAAGALSELWFTRHLKPALLALFVPDPRLQPLMLPLDVEGLLQALERPGEAFGADPAAGRDALIARTLAGAWREALSLLGPDPADWQWGRLHHGQFDHPLSAIAGPDDAAMLNVGPLAKGGSASTVMHAAYRPQDFRVVVGASVRFVLDVGNWDASYCINAPGQSGDPRSPHYRDLSVQWAKGEYVPFLYSREAVDGAAEQRIHLVPARSA; via the coding sequence ATGTCCGAGCTGTCTTCTCGTCCGGTCGACGAGACCATCGCCATCGAAGGCCTGTCAGAACAGGCCGAGATCATCGTCGATCGCTGGGGCATTCCGCATATCCGGGCGGGCAATCAGGCAGATCTCTTCTTCGCGCAAGGCTTCAATGCGGCGCGTGACCGGCTGTGGCAGATCGACCTCTGGCGCAAGCGCGGCCTCGGCCTGCTCGCGCGCGATTTCGGCCCGGGCTACCTCGCCCAGGACGAAGCCTCGCGCGCCTTCCTGTTTCGCGGCGACATGGCCAGGGAATGGCCGAGCTACGCCCCGGACGCACAGGCGATCGTCCGCTCCTTCGTCGCCGGCATCAACGCCTATGTGGTCCTGACCGAGCGCGAGCCGGAGCGCCTGCCGGTCGAGTTCGGCCTTGCCGGCACGCGGCCCGACCGCTGGCAGCCGGAAGACGTCGTGCGCATCCGCAGCCATGCGCTGACGCGTAATGCCCTGTCGGAAGTGCTGCGCGCCAGCATCGTCTCGGCCTATGGCCATGAGACCGATCTCCTGCGCAAAAACCTCGAACCCGCCGTGGTGCCCGGCAATGCCGGCGAGGTCGATCTGGCAGCGATCCCGGTCGAGATCCTCGACCTGTTCAAGCTGGCGACCGCCAATGTGACCTTCTCGCCGGAACGCCTCGCCTGCCGCCTCGAGGAAGCCGGCAAGTGGACCAAGGTCAATGCGCTTGCCGAGGTGATCGCCGACAGCACCTGGACCGGCTCGAACAACTGGGCGATCGGTCCCGAGCTCACAACGACCGGCCGGCCGGTCATGGCCGGCGACCCGCACCGGACGCATGCAGTGCCCTCGCTGCGCTACCTCGTCCATCTGAGCGCGCCCGGCCTTGACGTGATCGGTGCGGGCGAACCGGCGGTGCCGGGCATTTCCATGGGCCATAACGGCACGATCGCCTTCACCCAGACGATCTTCGGTTCGGACCAGGAAGACGTCTATGTCTACGAGACGGAGCCCGGCAATCCCGACCGCTATCGTTACAAGGGCGATTGGGTGACGATGACATCGATCGAGGAGCGCTTCGCGGTCAAGGGCACGCCGGACCAGGTGCGCCGCCTGCGCTTCACGCGGCACGGACCGGTGGTCTTCGCCGATCCCGACAAGCGCATCGCCTTCGCCATCCGCTCGGTCTGGTTCGAGCCGGGCGCGGCCGCCTATCTCGGCGGCCTCTCCTCGATGCGGGCGAAAACGCTGCCCGAATTCCGCGACGCCATTCGCCGTTTCGCGACGCCCTCGCTCAACCACGTCTATGCCGACGTCAAGGGAGCGATCGCCTGGCTGCCCTTCGGCATGACCCCGGTGCGGCGCAACTGGGACGGGCTGACGCCGGTGCCGGGCGACGGCCGGTTCGAATGGGACGGCTTCATCGATCTCGACGACATGCCGTGCCTCGTCAATCCGCCTTCCGGTTTCGTGGCGTCGGCGAACGAGGCCAATGTGCCCGCGACCTGGGACCACGAAAAGGTCCGGATCGGATACGAATGGCTCGAGAACAGCCGGGCGGTGCGGATCGCGGAAGCGCTCGGCCACCGGCCGGCGGGCGAAAAGCATTCGGTCGCGACATCCATGGCCTTGCAGACCGACGTCACATCGGTGCCGGCCCGGCGCCTGCGCGTGCTGGTCGAAGCGATCGCGCCCGGCGCGGATGCCGAGCTTGCCGCCGCGCGGGCCATGCTGCTCGGCTGGGACGAGAAGCTCGATGCCGGGTCGGCCGCCGGCGCATTGTCGGAACTCTGGTTCACCCGGCACCTGAAGCCGGCCCTGCTCGCCCTGTTCGTGCCGGATCCGCGGCTTCAGCCGCTGATGCTGCCGCTCGACGTCGAAGGGCTGCTGCAGGCGCTCGAGCGCCCGGGCGAGGCCTTCGGGGCGGATCCTGCGGCCGGCCGCGACGCGCTCATCGCCCGGACGCTTGCCGGCGCCTGGCGCGAGGCGCTGAGCCTGCTCGGTCCCGATCCCGCCGACTGGCAGTGGGGCCGACTGCATCACGGCCAGTTCGACCACCCCTTGAGCGCCATCGCCGGTCCGGACGATGCCGCCATGCTCAATGTCGGCCCGCTCGCCAAGGGTGGCAGCGCCTCCACCGTCATGCATGCCGCCTACCGGCCGCAGGATTTCCGCGTGGTGGTCGGCGCCTCCGTGCGCTTCGTTCTCGATGTCGGCAACTGGGATGCGAGCTATTGCATCAATGCACCCGGCCAGTCCGGCGATCCGCGCTCGCCGCACTACCGTGACCTGTCGGTGCAGTGGGCGAAGGGCGAATACGTGCCCTTCCTCTATTCGCGCGAGGCAGTGGATGGCGCCGCCGAACAGCGCATCCACCTGGTGCCGGCGCGCAGCGCCTGA
- the livH_24 gene encoding High-affinity branched-chain amino acid transport system permease protein LivH, with translation MFDFDLFLQYLANGVVIGSTYVLVAVGLTLIFGILGVVNFAHGEFYMLGAYAGITAVTLFGMPVWAAIGIVLVFSAVLGLGAEAILHKPLKSHDATSSIISSFGLAVALQNAAMLTLGPQPQLLRTNLSTIPVEIGPVFLPLQRALIPIAMVVLITALYLVLRYTWTGRSLRAMAQHATVARLCGVRVGRVAVVTFMVGAALAGVAGLLMSSVFLVHPLVGNMIALKAFTVVILGGMGNVAGAAVAGLLLGVAESFTSAYLANSMRDIIGFVMVIAVLLFRPQGLFGKAVDRS, from the coding sequence GTGTTCGATTTCGATCTTTTCCTGCAATATCTGGCCAATGGCGTGGTCATCGGCAGCACCTATGTGCTGGTGGCCGTCGGCCTGACGCTGATCTTCGGCATTCTCGGCGTCGTCAATTTTGCGCATGGCGAGTTCTACATGCTCGGCGCCTATGCCGGCATTACCGCCGTGACGCTGTTCGGCATGCCCGTCTGGGCCGCGATCGGCATCGTGCTGGTCTTTTCCGCGGTGCTTGGCCTCGGCGCCGAGGCGATCTTGCACAAGCCGCTGAAGAGCCACGACGCGACGAGTTCGATCATCTCGTCCTTCGGCCTTGCAGTCGCGCTGCAGAACGCGGCGATGCTCACCCTCGGGCCGCAGCCGCAGCTGCTGCGTACCAATCTCTCGACCATTCCCGTGGAGATCGGTCCGGTCTTCCTGCCGCTGCAGCGTGCGCTCATCCCGATCGCCATGGTCGTGCTGATCACCGCGCTCTATCTGGTGCTGCGCTACACCTGGACCGGCCGCAGCCTGCGCGCCATGGCCCAGCACGCAACCGTCGCGCGGCTGTGCGGCGTGCGCGTCGGCCGCGTCGCGGTGGTCACCTTCATGGTCGGCGCCGCTCTCGCCGGCGTCGCGGGCTTGCTGATGTCCTCGGTCTTCCTGGTCCATCCGCTGGTCGGCAACATGATCGCGCTCAAGGCCTTCACGGTCGTCATCCTCGGCGGCATGGGCAATGTCGCGGGCGCGGCGGTCGCCGGCCTGCTCCTGGGCGTCGCGGAATCCTTCACCTCCGCCTATCTCGCCAACAGCATGCGCGACATTATCGGCTTCGTGATGGTCATCGCGGTCCTGCTGTTCCGTCCCCAGGGCCTGTTCGGCAAGGCGGTGGACCGGTCATGA